GGATGGAGTTTCTTACATTAATTATACATTAATTATCTGTTGTTTAATTCCTTTCACCCATTTGAAGCTGGTTTATTACTTGGATAAAGTTAACTTCACCACACCATTTGGCGATCAAGTGTCATTTGATGAGAATGGTGATGCCTTACCAATATATGACATCATGAACTGGCTGTGGCTCCCTGATGGAACAACAAAGATTCAGATTGTGGGTGAGGTTAAGGAGTCAGCCAGAGGTGAAGAGCTCACACTTGATGAAGACAGAATTTTCTGGAACTTTGGATCCAAACAGGTTACTTCTGATTTTACTGATATTTCCAAATAACTTAAATAACAGCATGAAATGGTGTAGAACAATGATAACTCTAATCCCCAAAGCCACCCAGgtcagtttgcagtgagagcTGCCCACCGGGTACTCGCATGGCCAGAAAGAAGGGGCAACCTATGTGCTGTTTTGACTGCATCCCCTGTTCTGAGGGAAAGATCAGCAATGAAACAGGTTGGtgtcaaataaaaatcaatgtaAGTCAATATTTTGCAGTTACATAAAAAAATAGGTTTCCTTTGAACACATAATATAGATACTtaacatttttcctctttttgtcagATTCCATGGAGTGCAGCAGTTGTCCAGAGGACTTCTGGTCCAGCCCCCAGCGTGACCACTGTGTTCCAAAGATAATAGAGTTTCTCTCCTACCATGAGCCTCTGGGTATCTGCTTGACAGCTGCATCATTGCTTGGCACATTTATCAGTGATGCCGTACTGGGGATCTTCACCTATCATCGCAGCACACCCATGGTACGCGCCAACAATTCAGAATTGAGTTTCCTGCTCTTGGTGTCACTTAAACTATGTTTCCTGTGCTCACTGCTGTTTATTGGCCGTCCCATGATGTGGACATGCCAGCTGAGACATGCAGCATTTGGGATCAgctttgtgctgtgtgtctcaTGTATCCTGGTGAAAACCATGGTGGTTCTGGCTGTGTTCAAGGCCTCCAAGCCAGGAGGTGGAGCCAGTCTGAAGTGGTTtggtgctgtgcagcagagagggacagttATTCTTCTTACATCGATCCAAGCAGCAATTTGCACTGCTTGGCTTGTCTCTGCCTCACCAGCTCCtcataaaaacactcaataTCACAATGATAAAATAGTTTACGAATGTGTTGTTGGGTCCACAGTTGGTTTTGCTGTGTTACTTGGTTATATTGGCTCCCTGGCTATCCTCAGCTTCCTGTTAGCATTTCTGGTGAGAAATCTTCCAGACAATTTCAATGAGGCCAAACTCATCACTTTCAGCATGCTCATCTTTTGTGCTGTCTGGGTGGCCTTTGTCCCTGCTTATGTCAACTCACCAGGTAAATATGCAGATGTGGTGGAGGTGTTTGCCATCCTAGCATCCAGTTTTGGTGTGTTAGTGGCATTATTTGGACCCAAATGTTTCATAATCCTGCTGAGACCAGAGAGgaacacaaagaaagcaatCATGGGTCGAGCCACCCCTAGAACataatgtgtatgtatgtattttacaTCCTTTCAAGAGTGATCTGCTCATAGTTGATCCagataaaaaaatgtattcttttCCCCACATGGCATCCTTTAATGTTGTATGTGCAAACAGACTTCTGAAATTAAACTTCCTTCTATGATCCACGTTATTTGATCTTAATATAAACAACTTCTGTAGATTTAAAGGTAATAGTCTATTTTTGGCTTTACACATTACCAATAAAGTTGTTCAATCAACTAAATCTTTAATTGACAAGCTCACATTGCAACACCCCATTTAGCTGACTGGGTCTGGTTCTTAACGTGGCctttccttttattcctttaatgTTGAGGCTTCCAAAAGAATAGTGTGTCTGTCACATTACATTATAGTAATGGTGCAACAGTGCTTAAGAtatttgatgacattttgatgATCAATAAATGATTGCTCCAATGCTCCAATCAAGTAATTTAGTAACTGGCAGAGAGAAACATTCAAGTTCACATAACAATACTTTACATTACATTCAAATCcctttatatttttttattttattttatttcatttcatttcatttcatttcatttcatttcattttattttattatttattattttttatttttatttttatttttatttttatttttattttttgcagcaCTGAGCAATGTGTAGTTTGGGTTTCAGTTTGGGGTGAAGTATCTCACTATGGCAAGTGCCTTCTGGCATGACCAATAATGGAAGCTCCACTACCGCTTCATCTGTCAGGGGACAGACCAATCACCTGAATTGCACAAGCAGGTCTGCTCTTTTAGCTGTCAAGTAACCATACCCTTGGTGGAATGTGTTTGCAGGCCTCCTGGAGGCTGTAACCCCAGAAAGATACTGGTGAGAGAGGGACTCTATCCCTCAATTAAAAGATGCTTCCTTCATCCCTAAGATTTGTCTAAACGTGTAAGGCTCTCATGTGAAATTAAGTGAAATTGTGAATTACTTCCTGTGGCTAAAGGCATAAAAATCCAGAAGCTTAGGCATGGGGCCGCTATAAGAGGACTCATTAACCTTAGGCAAAAAAGCTGGGTATGGGCAAAACATGACCTTTCCATATTCTGGGGGAAAAGTGTAGGCATCTCATGCATTTATATTTAACATGTTCTAGAAATCTTCACCAAACAGCTGACTTGATGTCAGATCACCCAGTCCCTCATCTTTATTAAATCCTAAGGAGCAACAGACATTACCGAAGCTATTAGTAATCGTCCACCTCTTACTCCTCTCCGGGGGATGAGATGACCATTTGATACAGTGCTGACAGGACTCTAAAGTCTCTAAACTCCCAGTTCTTTGGGAACTGAGTGAGGTATATCAACACACTGTAATTCTCCATGAAGTAATATTCATGTGACAAAAATTCTTATTCAGCATAATTCTTTGTTTCAGACATAGAAACTCAAGATGAGCTCTGACTTCACAATAGTTATATAGTTCAATCCTATATAAAGTGGTGAACAGAAATTGCAGCACATAACTGATGATATTGTGATATTCTATGTCTATAGAACTAAGATGATACGTGTATGCCCTGCCCCTACATGATTGCTAATGCCCTGGTAGGTGGTgtgaaaatatgacaaaaactACCAAAGGAGGTGCCATTGGTCTGCATATAAAATTAAGTAACCATGCATGAAGATAACAAACAGGCAGAAGGAGGGCAGTTATGAGGGCATTTCTAGTGTCATGTTTGTCCTTGTATACCTACCTGATCTtgacttttttctcttccttctttctcttgtCAGATACTTCTCCTCTTTTGTCATCTTGTAAATTAAGGAGACAGTTTTATCTGAATGGGATGCACAAGTCTGGTGATGTGATTCTGGGTGGACTGTTTGAAGTCCACTACACCTCTGTCTTTCCCGAACTGACATTCACATCAGAGCCAAATCAGCTCAGCTGCCAAGGGTAAGTGTCACACTCATGCAGCAGAAACGTAAATCTGTGCAGACTATTATGTACAGGACTGTGTATTACTTTATGGTGGTTAATAGCAATACTTTGTGTGCTAGCTTTGACCATCCAGGATTCAGGCACGCCATGACCATGGCCTTTGCTATCGATGAaatcaacaaaaacaccaaTCTGCTTCCGAATGTGACTCTGGGATACAGTCTTTATGACAACTGTGCCACACTTGTAATTGGATTCAGTGCTGCATTGTCAATGGCTAGTGGTCGAGAGGAGCAGTTTCCGCTTCAGGAGAACTGTTTGGGGACCCCTCCAGTCCTGGGGATTGTGGGTGACTCCTTCTCAACTTTTTCTATCGCCACCTCTGATGTGATCGGTTTATTCAAATTGCCCATTGTAAGTTTCCTTCCTTTGGCCTTAACTGTGCATTTGATGAGCTGTACTTGAATGAATTTGGCAGTTTAAAATGATCGCATAGGACATGTACATTAAATCTTAGCTGTATTTGGTAAGCAGATATctatttattttagattttaaaatgctgaattGGTCAAGTCAGGCATGAGAAGTACACCTGTGTGGGCTactgtatcttttttttataGGTGAGTTACTTTGCAACATGCTCCTGCCTCAGTGATCGCCAGAGGTTTCCGTCCTTCTTTAGAACAATCCCAAGTGATGCTTTCCAGGTGAAAtaacaaatgcaaatatttttcacAGAAAGTGTAGTGGGCTTTGAAAAATAACCTTTGATTAAAGAAATGTCTTGCCTTTTGCAGAACACGACTGAATTTGCTTTGAGCATACATGATGAAACTACAAAGATTTACAAGAAAACGTGCAATGTATTCAATTAACTGTAATTTTACTATGAGACATGAATGGGGCAGTTTCCACTGACAGACCATTCCAACCTTTATACTCCATTCTGTATCCAGGTGCATGCAATGATTCAGATTCTGAAACGCTTTCGCTGGACCTGGGCAGGTCTGTtggtcagtgatgatgattatggACTCCATGTTGCTCGAACATTTCAACTGGACTTGGCTGAGTCCAGTGGAGGATGTCTGGCCTACTTAGAGATTTTGCCTTGGGGGGATAACCCAACTGAACTAAAAAGGATTGTGGAGGTGATGAAGAAATCCACAGCTCGTGTGGTCATCGTGTTTGCGCATCAAATCCACATGATTCAACTAATGAAGGaggtatctatctatctatctatctatctatctatctatctatctatctatctatctatctatctatctatctatctatctatctatctatctatctatctaaaaaAGTATGAATAAAAATATTGTGAACTTCACTGCGTTTAAGGAAAAAAGTCATGCTTGTTGACTTAAAGAGACGGTGTAGCAAACCTATGAATTCTTTCCAAACATTTAttgttcatttatattttttctcatgATCTTAAGACATAATATTTCAGCAGTTACACTGGCATGAggttattatttttcatttatattttgaaGTGTTTCAGTCTTACAAAGTAGGGCATGGAGTATATATTTGGTCCACATAAATTTCTAAGATGCAATAAATAGGTGGTGAGGCAGAATGTGACAGGCCTGCAGTGGATAGCAAGTGAAGCttggacagcagctgctgtgctcCAGACCCCCCACCTCATGCCATACCTGGGTGGCACACTGGGAATTGCCATCCGCAAAGGAGAAATACCGGGGCTCAAGGATTTTCTGTTGACAATACGTCCTGACCGACATGACAGCAATAACAGTGGAAACAGTATGGTAAGATTTTAACTTTACAAACTGATCCatattgcaaaaataaaatattgtttatttctgttaatAATTCGTTTTGAATACATTCCAGGTGAGGCAGTTTTGggaacacacatttcagtgtagatttgctccacctccagcagggTGGGTGGAAGCTGGGAGAGCAGAGTGCACTGGAGATGAAGACCTGGAGAAGGTGGAGTCTGAGTTTTTGGATGTTTCAAACCTCAGGCCTGAGTACAATATTTACAAGGCTGTGTATGCTCTGGCGTATGCCCTCGATAACATGCTGAGCTGTGTGCCAGGCAGAGGGCCTTTCAGCAGGCACAGCTGTGCTACATTGCAAAGTCTGGAGCCATGGCAGGTGTGATATCAGCTTGCATCCCATCTGTTTAGCTTTAGGAAACAGTGGCTACCTCTTGATCTGTTAAAACAGCATTGACAATTTTGATAGAAGTagaacacaaaataaaattcccTTCATTTGTTGTAAGAAACAAAAGTAATCAAAAGCAACAATGGTTGATCAAATTTAGACAACTGTATTTGAGTATGTTGTATTTGAACACTAGCATGGTAAAATCTAGCTAATCATTCCCTCGTATGATCTAAAAGCATATGTCCAATCAAGAAcagcaaatgtaaaatattttcacattaattaTTTCTACTATACCCATTGTAGCTTATGCATTACTTGGAAATGGTCAACTTTACCACACCATTTGGTGATCAGGTGTCATTTGATCAGAATGGTGATGCCTTACCAATATATGATATTATGAACTGGCTGTGGCTCCCTGATGGAAGAACTGAAGTTCAGAATGTGGGTGAGGTGAAGAAGTCGGCCATTAAAGGTGAAGAACTCACAATTGAGGAAGACAAAATCTTCTGGAACTTTGAGTCCAAACAGGTTACTtctgttattattgtttttgcCATTGCACTGTATAAGAAACAATAGAAGAATCAAACAGTGTAGAGTAACAATGATATAACTTTTACAATATTTACAGCCGCCCTGgtcagtttgcagtgagagcTGTCCTCCAGGAACCCGCATGGCCAGAAAAAAGGGCCAGCCCATCTGCTGTTTCTACTGTGTCCTTTGTTCCGAGGGAAAGATCAGCAATAAAACAGGTTAGTATCACTGTGGCATCAAACAGAGGTGGGAGTAAGTCACACATGTGCAAATCTCAGGTTACTGTGGTGAGAATCCGGCACTGATAAATATCGACCAAAACCGCAGAAAATGTATCGCCGTACACTATATTAGCTCAGCAGACAAGTGGACCTCATCCCCACATTGAAAAACTTCATGATCACTACTTCCTACAGTGCAACATGCTAGCTCTTTACACTCTAAAATTTAAACTAACTGTGTATTAAGAGGCacttaaaacagcagagaaaaggggACAATGCCATGTTAGATGAAGACTAACATGACATCTGTAACCATttaatcattagcatgttagctagtAATGTGCCTGGATAGCTTAACTGGAAAGTCAAGTCAGCTGTATCAAGTTGAAGTCTAGTCTTTTATCAGTGTTAGTCAAGCAAGTCTCAAGTCCTGAAATTTGCAACTTGAGTCTGACTCCAGTCAAGTCATCTGACTTGAATCCACCACCTCTACTATCAACTATGTTATATCATGGAAAATGAATTTGTATTCAGGAACATTTCACTTCTTGGTGACCACATGATACAGGCAAAAAGCACAAACTGGCCCTGCTTAAGACTGACCAATGGTAAAAttgtaaaacaataataataataataataataataataataataataataataataataataataataataataaatgcaaaaatgcataaacaaagagaaacttGCCTTTTTGTCAGATTCCATGGAGTGCACCAGCTGTCCACAGGACTTCTGGTCCAGCCCCCAGCGTGACCACTGTGttccaaagaaaacagagttCCTCTCCTACTATGAGCCTCTGGGTATCTGCTTGACAGCCGTGTCATTGCTTGGCACATGTACCTGTGCTGTTGTCCTGGGGATCTTCACCTATTATCGCAGCACACCCATGGTACGCGCCAACAATTCAGAATTGAGTTTCCTGCTCTTGCTGTCACTTAAGTTATGTTTCCTGTGTTCACTGCTGTTTATTGGCCGTCCCAAGCCTTGGACATGCCAGCTGAGACATGCAGCATTTGGGAtcagctttgtgctttgtgtttcatgcATTCTGGTGAAAACCATGGTGGTTCTGTCTGTGTTCAAGGCCTCCAAGCCAGGAGGTGGAGCCAGTCTGAAGTGGTTtggtgctgtgcagcagagagggacagttATTCTTCTTACATCGATCCAAGCAGCAATTTGCACTGCTTGGCTTGTCTCTGCCTCACCAGCTCCtcataaaaacactcaatacCACAATGATAAGATTGTTTATGAGTGTGTAGTTGGATCCACAGTTGGTTTTGCAGTGTTACTTGGCTATATTGGCTTACTGGCTATCCTCAGCTTCCTGATAGCATTTCTGGCGAGAAATCTTCCAGACAACTTCAATGAGGCCAAGCTCATCACTTTCAGCATgctgatcttctgtgctgtgtgggtgGCCTTTGTCCCTGCTTATGTCAACTCTCCAGGCAAATATGCAGTTGCGGTGGAGGTGTTCGCCATTCTGGCTTCCAGTTTTGGCCTCTTGGTGGCACTGTTTGGACCCAAATGTTACATAATCCTGCTGAGACCAGAGAGgaacacaaagaaagcaatCATGGGTCGAGGCAACACCAAATCATAAAAACTAACTCAAGTAAATATCAATCAGTTTAGTCTGTATTTGAGATGTATTCAACCGTGATCTGCTCATAAAATGacatttggaatttcccctcgtgggactaataaaggaatattgaattgaatttaaaaacTGAGTTTTCTGTTATGTCTGTCATTTCCATCATTACCTGTTTTGCCTGGTTATATTCTGTGGGATCTGAAATACTCAGAAACAATGTTGAAGTGACTGTCAGTGTGAATAAGCAATCAGTTTCCATTCCCAGAGCATCAAATGCCatgtctcatacagatgcaaaAGTataatttgttcttttttatttaccAAACTTGAATGTAGCTGAGATTTATGAATTTTGGTGTTGCAAAACTATATTCTTGACTAAACTTAAATCATGAAATCACCAGAGAAAACATAAAGGAAGCAATTATGGGTGGAGAAACTACTCAGTGATCTGCCATTAAAATGGCAAATACATAACAAACAAGTAACCTGCTTTTTAAATCCAGAAATGTCTTAACTGTAAAAAATACGTTTAGAATAGACTAGTGGCAAGTGATTCCCAatttatttttgccttttgtttttctgatagCATTCTCTTGGATTCTcttggatatatatatatatatatacacacacacacacacacacacacacacacacacacacacacacacacataaaatttTGTGTAATGATGTGTGTATGATAACCCTcacctttgttgttgtttgaaaaCAAGCCCAATGCACCAAATAAAATCGtctaacaaaacaaatcatctgacaaaataaataatatagtTTGTGGCTTATATTTAATAAAATACTTTTACAATAGGTTGTATATATTAGATAACATAATTAACTTTACCTGTGTATTGTGTCCTGCCCACATAGTCCATGCTCTGATGGGTTGTGCGAAAGATTAAACAGCGATGGAAAACGTGCAATGGGGATGACACAGCCCTGCATATAAAATTAGGTAATGATGTATGAAGAATCAGTCGTGAAGGGAGGAGGACAGTTATGGGAGCTTTTCCTGACATATGCATCTTGTTGTGTGTCTACCTTAtgttgttcttttctttctctttctcctctgaatCGTCCTCTTTTCCCTCATCTTGTAAATTACGGAGAAAGTTTCGTCTTAATGAAATGCACAAGCCTGGTGATGTGGTTCTAGGTGGGCTGTTTGAGGTCCACTACGGCTCTGTTTTCCCAGAGTGGACATTTACCTCAGAACCACAACAGCCAACCTGCAAAGGGTAAGTTTCACACAAGTACAGGACGCAGCGTAGATCTGTGCAAATGATGCTGTCTGCTCTGAGTGTTCACGATAAGGAAGAAAAAGGCTCTATGGTGAAATGCTCATGACAGATTTTGTGATACTTTGAGAATATTGAAATACATGTCTGAAAAGTGTTGCAACTCTGTTATATGTTATTAAAACCAGTATAGCAATTTTACCCAGTTCTCACAGACTCATGATACTTTTTGGTGCTAAATAGTCATATTTTATGTGCCAGCTTTGACACTCTAGGTTTCAGGCATGCCATGACCATGGCCTTTGCTATTGATGAGATCAACAAGAACTCCAATCTGCTCCCTAATGTGTCTTTGGGATACAGTCTGTCTGATAACTGTGGTGCACTTGTTGTTGGGTTCAGTAGTGCATTATTACTGGCAAGTGGGCGAGAGGAGCGGTTTCTGCTTCAGCAGAACTGTTTGGGGACCCCTCCAGTACTGGGGATTGTGGGTGATTCCCCCTCTACATTTTCTATTGCCACCTCCAACGTACTGGGTTTATACAAAATGCCCATTGTAAGTTTCTTATCCCCTATTTTCAATTGTTCTAGCTTTACTGCATGTGAATTAATGCCATCTtgttgaaacatgaaaatattttcaCTGGGTATGACTTGCATGAGATAAATAACTTGATGTTATGCTGTTTATGTCGTTATAGGTGAGTTATTTTTCCACATGCTCGTGCCTGAGTGATCGACAACGGTTTCCATCCTTCTTTAGAACAATCCCAAGTGATGCTTTCCAGGTGAATcatgacattttttcttttctcttaatCAGATTAGTTATGTGTGATTAcattgtgaaatgttttttgacTATATAATTCATATTCATTACAATAATTTGTAAGTTATTtttacatgtcattttaaaataatgtatttttgtttggaaTAATCCATTGATATTCATATGTCTACTCAGGTTCGAGCCATGTTTCAGATTCTAAAATACTTTGGCTGGACTTGGGTAGGCCTCCtggtcagtgatgatgattatggACTCCATGTTGCCCGGTCCTTCCAATCTGACCTGACTCAGTCTGGTGCCGGTTGTCTGGCTTACTTAGAGGTTTTACCTTGGGACAGTGACCCAAGTGACCTCAGGAGGATCGTACATTTGATAAAGACATCAACAGCTCGTGTGGTCATGGTGTTTGCACACGAGTTTCACATGATTCATCTCATGGGAGAGGTTGGAATGACAGTAAATATGATTTCAAAATCAGTGATTTCACAAAACATAACATGAggattgatttatttatttatgtatttatttattttatgtgt
This genomic interval from Chaetodon trifascialis isolate fChaTrf1 chromosome 9, fChaTrf1.hap1, whole genome shotgun sequence contains the following:
- the LOC139336515 gene encoding extracellular calcium-sensing receptor-like translates to MHKSGDVILGGLFEVHYTSVFPELTFTSEPNQLSCQGFDHPGFRHAMTMAFAIDEINKNTNLLPNVTLGYSLYDNCATLVIGFSAALSMASGREEQFPLQENCLGTPPVLGIVGDSFSTFSIATSDVIGLFKLPIVSYFATCSCLSDRQRFPSFFRTIPSDAFQVHAMIQILKRFRWTWAGLLVSDDDYGLHVARTFQLDLAESSGGCLAYLEILPWGDNPTELKRIVEVMKKSTARVVIVFAHQIHMIQLMKEVVRQNVTGLQWIASEAWTAAAVLQTPHLMPYLGGTLGIAIRKGEIPGLKDFLLTIRPDRHDSNNSGNSMVRQFWEHTFQCRFAPPPAGWVEAGRAECTGDEDLEKVESEFLDVSNLRPEYNIYKAVYALAYALDNMLSCVPGRGPFSRHSCATLQSLEPWQLMHYLEMVNFTTPFGDQVSFDQNGDALPIYDIMNWLWLPDGRTEVQNVGEVKKSAIKGEELTIEEDKIFWNFESKQPPWSVCSESCPPGTRMARKKGQPICCFYCVLCSEGKISNKTDSMECTSCPQDFWSSPQRDHCVPKKTEFLSYYEPLGICLTAVSLLGTCTCAVVLGIFTYYRSTPMVRANNSELSFLLLLSLKLCFLCSLLFIGRPKPWTCQLRHAAFGISFVLCVSCILVKTMVVLSVFKASKPGGGASLKWFGAVQQRGTVILLTSIQAAICTAWLVSASPAPHKNTQYHNDKIVYECVVGSTVGFAVLLGYIGLLAILSFLIAFLARNLPDNFNEAKLITFSMLIFCAVWVAFVPAYVNSPGKYAVAVEVFAILASSFGLLVALFGPKCYIILLRPERNTKKAIMGRGNTKS